One Natronomonas moolapensis 8.8.11 genomic region harbors:
- a CDS encoding DR2241 family protein → MRTPRRARRRVTDVNDAHLDALVSAAAEGIECDGLSVGHTGDGYRFETPDGTHTGLSEPELRSVAAEKPRFVSNWYHWDRTDRPDTERAFLRWLEGAEERSVPERSDALAGDGIDASWGQLRIDIAGGDDGTRRYTVRHEADGDRSAEELDVLTDPLDARDLVKHDDRGRYRPLKTAPTLPTGWAFVDLDGPALAETVEYVYPATIANWYLERQGDLDVTNWRETMERQSGIYGVIQTWDRGEGHEHVDWVAEACCDDSQCLKRREWEYDDETDLAVDGGDEAFPCREPCSLVVTAARKWTKLEGERSRTYEFELTPSEKDQLEAIVDAVADGEADDIREADIYEGANRYRARFLRAKRFDEEGRLCGVPTDDHAE, encoded by the coding sequence ATGCGGACGCCGAGGCGGGCGCGGAGGCGGGTGACTGACGTGAACGACGCCCACCTCGACGCGTTGGTTTCGGCGGCGGCCGAGGGGATCGAGTGCGACGGCCTCTCCGTGGGTCACACTGGCGACGGGTACCGGTTCGAGACGCCCGACGGCACCCATACCGGGCTTTCCGAGCCGGAGCTCCGGTCTGTCGCCGCCGAGAAGCCGCGGTTCGTCTCGAACTGGTATCATTGGGATCGGACCGACCGCCCGGACACCGAGCGGGCCTTCCTCCGGTGGCTCGAGGGCGCCGAGGAACGCTCGGTCCCGGAGCGCTCCGACGCGCTCGCCGGGGACGGCATCGACGCTTCGTGGGGGCAACTCCGAATCGACATCGCCGGAGGTGACGACGGGACGCGGCGCTACACGGTCAGACACGAGGCCGACGGCGACAGGAGCGCCGAGGAGCTCGACGTCTTGACGGACCCCCTCGACGCCCGCGACCTCGTCAAACACGACGACCGGGGGCGATACCGACCGCTGAAGACCGCGCCGACGCTGCCGACCGGGTGGGCGTTCGTCGACCTTGACGGCCCCGCACTCGCGGAGACCGTCGAGTACGTCTACCCGGCGACGATCGCGAACTGGTATCTCGAACGACAGGGCGACCTCGACGTGACCAACTGGCGCGAGACGATGGAGCGACAAAGCGGCATCTACGGCGTCATACAGACGTGGGACCGCGGCGAGGGCCACGAACACGTCGATTGGGTGGCCGAGGCCTGCTGTGACGACAGCCAGTGTCTGAAGCGCCGCGAGTGGGAGTACGACGACGAGACAGACCTGGCGGTCGACGGCGGCGACGAGGCCTTTCCCTGCCGGGAACCCTGTTCGCTCGTCGTGACGGCGGCACGAAAGTGGACGAAACTCGAGGGCGAGCGCTCGCGGACCTACGAGTTCGAATTGACGCCCAGCGAGAAAGACCAACTCGAGGCCATCGTCGACGCCGTCGCTGACGGCGAGGCCGACGACATCCGGGAGGCGGACATATACGAAGGGGCGAACCGCTATCGGGCGCGGTTTCTGCGGGCCAAACGCTTCGACGAGGAGGGACGACTCTGCGGCGTTCCGACCGACGATCACGCGGAGTGA
- a CDS encoding DUF7524 family protein, producing MTDSLAVAVNRDGLHTLAVPTEFEAAGPFVVELHNHGEAAHAYLNLDDQLSTVAHIGATNHYVEAGESRRIYVETRDPSTWPDDPVRGKLKVVVGHGQETQYADITFDPECGRNEVQVDPDLATPAERPESETPPVLRVLPVVVLGSVAVLLAVAAVFTGDGVDATVGGLATAAAGLCAVAAYYLLR from the coding sequence GTGACGGATTCGCTCGCCGTCGCGGTCAACCGTGACGGGCTGCACACGCTCGCCGTCCCGACGGAGTTCGAAGCGGCCGGTCCCTTCGTCGTCGAACTCCACAACCACGGCGAGGCCGCCCACGCATATCTCAACTTGGACGATCAGCTCTCGACGGTGGCCCACATCGGAGCCACGAACCACTACGTCGAGGCGGGCGAAAGCCGGCGGATCTACGTCGAAACCCGCGACCCGTCGACGTGGCCCGACGATCCGGTTCGCGGCAAACTCAAAGTCGTCGTCGGGCACGGACAGGAAACCCAGTACGCGGATATCACGTTCGACCCCGAATGCGGCCGAAACGAGGTCCAAGTCGACCCCGACCTCGCGACGCCCGCGGAGCGTCCGGAGTCGGAAACGCCGCCCGTACTCAGGGTGCTTCCGGTCGTGGTGCTCGGGAGCGTGGCCGTACTGCTCGCCGTCGCCGCGGTGTTCACGGGCGACGGCGTCGACGCAACGGTCGGTGGACTCGCGACCGCCGCCGCCGGGTTGTGCGCCGTGGCCGCGTACTACCTGTTGCGGTGA
- a CDS encoding methytransferase partner Trm112, whose protein sequence is MKETLLDILCCPLDKAELELEVIREDDDEILEGRLVCTECGEVYPIEDGIPNLLPPDMREEATA, encoded by the coding sequence ATGAAAGAGACGCTTTTGGACATCCTGTGTTGCCCGCTCGACAAGGCCGAACTCGAACTCGAAGTGATCCGCGAGGACGACGACGAAATCCTCGAGGGACGGCTCGTCTGCACGGAGTGCGGCGAGGTGTACCCGATCGAGGACGGCATCCCGAACCTCCTGCCGCCGGACATGCGCGAGGAAGCGACGGCGTAG
- a CDS encoding GIY-YIG nuclease family protein, whose product MTGGTYTLLIGLDRPADITIGALGEHRFPAGAYAYTGSALGSSGFGRVDRHYELAAGERGTRHWHVDYLLGHDDASMQGDVRTPDADVECALAAALPEAPVAGFGASDCDCRSHLAYDADGDRLRAAVSRAHRDAGRE is encoded by the coding sequence ATGACTGGCGGAACATACACCCTCCTGATCGGTCTCGATCGCCCCGCGGATATAACGATCGGCGCGCTCGGCGAACATCGGTTCCCTGCCGGTGCGTACGCCTACACCGGCAGCGCCCTCGGATCGAGTGGGTTCGGCCGGGTCGATCGCCACTACGAACTCGCGGCCGGGGAGCGCGGGACCCGCCACTGGCACGTCGACTACCTGCTCGGCCACGACGACGCCTCGATGCAGGGGGACGTCCGGACGCCGGACGCCGACGTCGAGTGTGCACTCGCGGCCGCCCTCCCGGAGGCCCCGGTCGCGGGGTTCGGGGCCTCGGATTGCGACTGTCGCTCGCATCTCGCCTACGACGCGGACGGCGATCGGCTCCGGGCGGCAGTGAGCCGCGCCCACCGCGACGCCGGTCGGGAGTGA
- a CDS encoding DMT family transporter, translating into MDDTRLGALLVLCSAAGFGTLGVLGIVARDAGLSIPTILSWRFGLATLFAWTAFGLRGEIRPLRGRALAVAVGLGSAGYAAVSGLYFVGLEFMTAGMAGIVLYTYPAFVLVLAAAFLGESIERRQLAALAVTLGGIALITGADPVAADPRGIAVVLLAAVLYAGYITTSRTALEDVTPATLTAHVMPAATGTFLVVGAATDTLGVPAGALAWGSVVAIAVVATALPIFAFFAGLSRIDAGPASILSTVEPAATVVLGAVFLDEPVGLAVVVGGSLVVVGVVFIARQ; encoded by the coding sequence ATGGACGATACGCGCCTCGGTGCCCTCTTGGTGTTGTGTTCTGCCGCCGGGTTCGGCACGCTGGGCGTGTTGGGGATCGTCGCCCGCGACGCCGGGCTCTCCATCCCGACGATCCTCTCGTGGCGGTTCGGACTGGCGACCCTGTTCGCCTGGACGGCCTTCGGACTCCGGGGGGAAATCCGGCCGCTGCGTGGGCGGGCACTCGCCGTCGCAGTGGGGCTCGGATCCGCCGGCTACGCCGCGGTGAGCGGTCTCTACTTCGTCGGGCTCGAGTTCATGACCGCCGGGATGGCCGGGATCGTCCTGTACACCTATCCGGCGTTCGTGCTCGTCCTCGCGGCGGCGTTTCTCGGCGAGTCGATCGAGCGGCGACAACTCGCCGCGCTCGCGGTCACCCTCGGCGGCATCGCGTTGATCACGGGCGCCGATCCCGTCGCCGCCGACCCACGCGGAATCGCCGTCGTGCTCCTCGCTGCGGTCCTCTACGCCGGATACATCACGACGAGCCGGACGGCGCTGGAGGACGTGACGCCGGCCACGCTCACCGCCCACGTCATGCCGGCGGCGACCGGGACGTTTCTCGTCGTCGGGGCGGCGACCGACACGCTCGGCGTTCCCGCCGGAGCCTTGGCGTGGGGTTCCGTCGTCGCCATCGCGGTGGTCGCGACTGCGTTACCGATCTTCGCGTTCTTCGCCGGCCTCTCGCGGATCGACGCCGGCCCGGCGTCGATACTCAGCACGGTCGAACCGGCTGCGACGGTCGTCCTCGGGGCGGTGTTCCTCGACGAGCCGGTGGGCCTCGCCGTCGTGGTCGGGGGGTCGCTCGTGGTCGTCGGCGTCGTGTTCATCGCACGACAGTAG
- a CDS encoding SRPBCC family protein, with translation MATYRRETYVDAPFEDVWAFHATTDGLEALTPEFMNLDVEAVTGPGGDADPEELDAGSRIELSVRPFGIGPRQHMVSVITAREHGDGAGMFRDVMESGPFPEWEHTHRFFADESGTRLLDHVRYDLPGGALGRAVSPLGRIGLEPMFRGRHRTTKQLLEGDSGR, from the coding sequence ATGGCCACCTATCGCCGCGAGACGTACGTCGACGCGCCGTTCGAGGACGTCTGGGCGTTTCACGCGACGACCGACGGGCTCGAAGCGTTAACTCCCGAATTCATGAACCTCGACGTCGAGGCTGTCACCGGCCCCGGCGGCGACGCGGATCCCGAGGAACTCGACGCCGGATCGCGGATCGAACTCTCGGTGCGACCGTTCGGCATCGGGCCGAGACAACATATGGTGTCGGTGATCACGGCCCGCGAACACGGTGACGGAGCGGGGATGTTCCGGGACGTCATGGAGTCCGGGCCGTTCCCCGAGTGGGAGCACACCCATCGGTTCTTCGCCGACGAAAGCGGGACGCGGCTTCTCGATCACGTTCGATACGACCTCCCGGGCGGGGCGCTCGGACGCGCGGTGTCGCCGCTCGGCCGGATCGGGCTGGAGCCGATGTTCCGGGGCCGACACCGAACGACCAAGCAGTTACTCGAGGGCGATAGCGGTCGGTAG
- the lrpA1 gene encoding HTH-type transcriptional regulator LrpA1 has product MSAETEDRILAVLEDDAQASYTEIADRADVSKPTVRKYIDKLESEGVIVGYSADIDPKKLSGKSIAMVGVDVASERYVEVTRKLQDLEAVESLYTSSGDHMLMAEVRAADGDEVGEIIQDEILSIDGVEAAHPSFLQERLK; this is encoded by the coding sequence ATGAGCGCGGAGACGGAGGATAGGATTTTAGCCGTCCTCGAGGACGACGCCCAAGCCTCCTACACCGAGATTGCGGATCGTGCCGACGTGTCGAAACCGACCGTCCGGAAATACATCGACAAACTCGAATCCGAGGGCGTCATCGTCGGCTACTCGGCCGACATCGACCCGAAGAAGCTCTCCGGGAAGTCAATCGCGATGGTCGGCGTCGACGTCGCGAGCGAACGCTACGTCGAAGTCACCCGGAAGCTACAGGACCTCGAAGCGGTGGAATCGCTGTACACCTCCAGCGGCGACCACATGTTGATGGCCGAGGTCAGGGCGGCTGACGGCGACGAGGTCGGTGAGATCATTCAGGACGAAATCCTCTCGATCGACGGCGTCGAGGCTGCACACCCCTCGTTTCTCCAGGAACGGTTGAAGTAA
- a CDS encoding helix-turn-helix transcriptional regulator: MSTAAEADLSETEREGLELIRTTGGIHQSDFWKELGVDSRKGSRIIDKLEELELAERSDAVYQGHNTYLVTPILDPSELDFSLLMAGDQLSPFVGDEDIDPQGDAFSQWVMTLAYEEY; encoded by the coding sequence ATGAGTACCGCCGCCGAAGCCGACCTCTCGGAGACGGAGCGCGAAGGGCTTGAACTGATTCGGACCACCGGTGGCATCCACCAGAGCGACTTCTGGAAGGAACTCGGCGTCGATTCGAGGAAGGGCAGCCGAATCATCGACAAACTCGAGGAGCTGGAACTGGCCGAGCGGAGCGATGCGGTGTATCAGGGCCACAACACGTACCTCGTGACGCCGATCCTCGACCCGAGCGAATTGGACTTTTCGCTCCTGATGGCCGGCGACCAGCTCTCGCCGTTCGTCGGCGACGAGGACATCGACCCGCAGGGCGACGCGTTTTCACAGTGGGTAATGACACTCGCCTACGAGGAGTACTGA